Within Desulfolithobacter dissulfuricans, the genomic segment TCCAGGTAGGCCCTGGCCTCGTCGGTGAGATCCGCGGTTCCGGTGGCAAAGGTGACCCCGGTGAGAACAATGGGCTTGTCGGCCGGGCAGCCCAATGTTCCGGATTCGTCTGCAGCGGCGGTTTCAGGGCAGAGGTCCAGCCGGTCCACGATACCGTCGTTGTCGCTGTCAAGCTCGCAGCCCAGCGAATCGACAGCGGCCCCGGCCACGGTATCCGGACAGGCGTCCACGGCATCGGAGACCCCGTCGTTGTCACTGTCGGTGGTCTGGAGGAGCAGTTGTTCCTTTTCTTTCTGCAGGGCCTCGATCTCCTGCTGGAGGGCCTGCAGCTGCTCGGCCAGGGCCTGCTCCCTGGACTGGCTGGTTTCCAGGGCCTCTTTGAGTCCTGCGGCCTCTTCCTGGAGGGCGGCCAGCTCCTGCCTGGTGGTTTCCAGCGCGGTCAGCTTCTGCTCAAGCTCGGCAAGGATCGATTCCTTTTCCGCCAGGGCGGCCTTGAGTTCATCGACCTGCGCAGCCTCGCTCCTGGCCGCTTCCAGCTGCCCACTCAGCTGCTCGTCCATGGCTTCCAGAGTGGCGATTTTCTCCTGCAGGGCGACAATGGCCTCCTGCCTGGTCTGCAGTTCCGCCTTGAGCTCATCGATCTGCGCGGCCCGGGCTCTGGCTTCCTCCAGCTGGCTGGCCATTTCCCGGCCGGCGTTTTCAAGGGAAGCTATCTTGTCCTGCAGGGCAGCGATGGCTTCTTCCCTGGATTTAAGCTCGGTCTTGAGCTCATTGATCTGCGCAGCCTTGCTCTGTGCCTCCTCCAGCTGGGTCTTCAGATCCTGGCTGGTGGTTTCCAGCTCAGCCAGTTTCTCCTGCACTTCCTGCAGCTGGGCCGCCAGCGCTTCCTTTTCGGCAAGAACGGCCTGGCTGGTGGCCTGGAGCTGCTGAAGCTCGTCATTCTTTTCCTTCAGCAGCAGCTGCAGCTGCTCCACTTTCTCGGTGAGAACCGGAACATTGGCTGCCGCTTCGGTCTTCTCGGCGATGACAGCCTTGGCATTCTCCAGGGACTGGGTCAGCTCTTCGATACGGGCTGTCTTTTCATCCAGCTGGGCCTGGAGCTGCTCTTTTTCGGTCTGCAGGGTAGCAAGTTCCTGCTGCAGCCGGGTCAGTTCTTCCTCGGTCGAGACCAGCTTGGAGGCCGCCGTATTCTGGGCCTCGCGGGCCGTGGCCAGTTCGGCCTCAAGTTCGCTGATCCTTGCCCTGGCACCTTCAAGCTCTTCGCCAAGGGCCCGGGCCGCGGCCAGTTCTTCCTCAAGCGAGGCGATCTTTGCTTCGGAAGCGGTGAGCTTTTCCGTGAGTTCGGTCACCTGGCCGGTCAGCTCGTCGACCTTGGTCTGGGCCTCGGTCAGCGCTGTTTCCTTTTCAGCAAGCGCTGTCTTGACCGTCTCCAGCTCCTGGGCGGCACCACGGGCTTCTTCCAGCTGAGCGGTCAGTTCCTGAACCTGGGTTTCAAGATTCTGCTTATCGGTTTCCAGGTTGGCAAGCGTGGTGTTCAGCTCGTCAAGTTCCGCAGTTTTCGTCTCCAGGTCTGCAGCACACTGCTCTTTGGCCTCGGTGGTCCTGGCCAGCTCCTCATCCTTGACAGTGATGACCTGTTCCAGACGCTCCTTTTCTTTCTGCAGCTCGGCTATCTGGTTGTTTGCTTCTTCCAGACGACTGTTCTTATCGGCCAGGTCGGCTTCCAGTTGTTCGATGGTGGCCTTGGCCGTATCCAGCTCGCTCTGCAGTGCGTCGCGGGCGGCGATGGTATCTGCCAGCTTGCCCTTGAGCTGGTTCATCTCGTTATCCCAGACAATCCTGGACTCGGTGAAGGCCACGATCTGGCGCACCAGCCGCTTGCCCTCTTCCATGGCCTCCTGCTCTGCCTGGCGGGCTTTGGCAAGCTCCGTGCGGAGCGACTCCATGGCATCCATGGCCGCCTTCTTTTCCTCTTCGGCCCGGGTAGCCCGCTGCTCGAGTTCCTGAAGCTGGCTGGTCTTGGCCTGCAGTTCCTGCTGCAGGGTGGCAAGCTGGGCCTGGGCCTCGGCCAGGGCCTGACGGCTCTGGGTGAGCTGCTCTTCCAGGGTGTTGGCTTCCAGCTCCGTGGGAGCGATCAGCTTGCTGCGTTCCTGGCCGTATTTGAACATGGCCTCGGCCTTGAGCTCAGCCCGTTTACGGGCCGCCTTGAGGACCGCCACCCTGGACAGGGCGTCGCTCAGCTTGGCTCGCAGGGTGCCGATCTCACCGAGCTGTTTCTGGATGGTCTCTCGCAGGGTAGCCAGTTCCTCTTCCTGGCGTTTGGCGGTTTTCTCGGCTGTTTCTCTGGCAAGTTGTGCCTCGGCCAGGGATTTTTTCAGCTGATCGATGGTATCCTCGGCCGCCACCAGGTTGGCCTCGGCCTGCTGGACCCGCAGTGACAGGGCCTGGATGCGGTCGTTGGCGGTCATCAGCCCTTCAGCCTTGTTCTCCAGGTCGGCCCGGACTTTTTCCAGGTGCTTGGTGATGATCTCGGCTTTGCGCAGTTTCTGCTGCAGGGTGGTGTTCTGCTGGCGGAGCGAGGCAAGGATGGTCTGGGTATCCTCGAGTTCGGCGGTCTTCCGCTCGAGCTCCTTTTCAAGAGTCGCTATCCGTTCCTTGAGCGCGGCCGCCTCCTGGCAGCTCTTGCTGGTGTGTTGTTTGGCTGCCAGGGCCTGGTCTCGGGCCTCGGTCAGTACCTGAACCTGCTGCTGCAGCTTCTCTATCTCCGCATCCCGGGCGGCAATTGCCTTTTTCAGGGCTTCGATATCCGCACTGCCACTGCCCTGTTTAAGACAGTCCTGCAGTCTGGTGTCCAGGGCGGCGAGCTGTTCGCGGGCGGCGCGCAGTTCCTGTTCCCGGGTGGCGAGATCTTCACGGGCAGCATTGAGCTGGTCACGCAGGGCGGCGAGTTGTTTTTCTTTTTCCGCGTTCTCGACCTTCTGGCTGGCCAGCAGTTTCTGCTGTTCCTGCAGGGTCAGAATCTCCTGCCTGGCTTCGTTGAGCCGGGCCTTGCACTTCTCCACCTGGCTGTTGCATTCGGCCAGGGCCGCGTTGTGCTCCTGCACAACCGCCTGGTGCCCGGATGCGGCTTTGGGGTATTTGCGGACCTGCTTGCCATGGTAGATGGCAAGGAAAATATAGACGATAATTCCGGCGATGATCAGAGCTGTGGTGCGTGGTTTCATGGCGTTTCTATTGGTTGTGCTGGTTGGTGTCGATACTACCTATTGCCCTGGCTTGAGTATCAGTGTTGCCAGGGGGGCAGGGCCAGGCGCAGGCGATGGTCGAAACCGTGGCAGGATTCGTCGGTGGCGGTCAATTCGCCGCCATTTTGCACATTGCTGCCCCAGTAGACATCCAGGTCGCTGTTGACAAGCTCCCGGTAACAGCCCCCTTTGGGAACACCGATACAGTAATTTTCACGAACAATCGGCGTGAAATTGGATATAACAACCAGGAAATCATCCTTGTTCCTGGCATAGCGGATATAGGAAAAGACCGAGTTGTCGCTGTCGCTGGCGTCGATCCAGCTGAAACCTTCCCAGTCGAAATCGTTTTCAAAAAGCGCTGGCTCGGCCTGGTATACCAGATTGAGGTCCCGGACATACCGCTTGAGGCCCCTGTGATTATCCGCCTCAAGTGCCGCCCATTCCAGGCCCTTGTCATAGTTCCACTCCTGCCACTGGCCGAATTCACACCCCATGAAGAGGAGTTTTTTGCCCGGGTAGGTCCACATGAAACCGAGATAGGCTCGGAGGTTGGCGAATTTCTGCCAGTCGTCGCCGGGCATCTTGTTGATCAGCGACCCCTTGCCGTGCACCACCTCGTCGTGGGAAATGGGCAGAACAAAGTTTTCCTGAAAGGCATAGAGGAGGCCGAAGGTCATTTCATTGTGATGGAATTTGCGGTGGATGGGATCGTGGCTCATGTATCGGAGCGTGTCGTGCATCCAGCCCATATTCCATTTCATGCTGAAACCCAGCCCGCCGAGATAGGTGGGACGGGAGACCATGGGCCAGGAGGTGGATTCCTCGGCAATGGTGAGGATTCCCGGGAAATTGCCATGGACCACCTCGTTGGTCTTTCTCAGAAACGAGATGGCGGCGAGATTTTCCCGGCCTCCATATTCGTTGGGTACCCATTGCCCTTCCTCGCGGGAATAATCGAGATAGAGCATGGATGCCACAGCATCCACACGTAATCCGTCTATGTGATACTTGTCAAGCCAGAACAGGGCATTGGAGATAAGAAATGAACGTACCTCGTTGCGGCCATAGTTAAATATCATGGTGCCCCAGTCCTGGTGTTCTCCCTGGCGGGGGTCGGCATGGGCGTAGAGATGGGTGCCGTCGAAATAGTTGAGCCCGGCTCCGTCTTTCGGGAAATGGGCCGGAACCCAGTCGAGGATGACGCCGATACCGGCCTGATGACACCTGTCGACAAAGTACATGAAGTCGTGCGGGGTGCCAAAGCGACTGGTGGGGCAAAGAAGCCCAGGACCTGATAGCCCCAGGAGCCGTCAAAGGGGTGTTCGGCGATGGGCATCAGTTCGATATGGGTGTAGCCCATGTCCACCACGTAGGGAATCAGGGTGTCGGCCATCTCCCGGTAGGTGAGATAGCGCAGTCCCCAGGTCTCGTCAGGAATCCGGCGCCATGAGCCGGCATGGACCTCGTAGATGGATAGCGGCCGGTCCAGTCCCTGGCGTGCGGCCCGGTCCTCCATCCACTGGCTGTCGTTCCAGGTGTAGCGGTCCAGGTCGATGACAAGAGAACCGGTCCGCGGGCGCAGCTCCATGCCGAAGCCGTAGGGATCGGATTTGTCAAAAAGCTGGCCATCGGCGGCAGTGATCCGGTATTTGTAGATGGTGAATTCGCTGATGCCGGGTACGAACAGCGTCCAGATGCCCGAATCGCTGGAGTGCATGGGGTGGCTGGTGGTGTCCCAGCCGTTGAAGTCGCCGATGATCGAAACCTGGCGGGCATTGGGTGCCCAGACGGCAAAGGCCACACCGTCCTGGCCGTGCATGGTTACCAGGTGGGCCCCCATCTTTTCATAGGTCCGTTCATGGGTGCCTTCGGCAATGAGATAGGTGTCAAAGTCGCTGAGCCACTGTGGTGCAACAGGCAGTGCTGGTGGTATGGAAGGTGGCATTATGGACTAACCTCTGGTTTGATCACTATTAATCAGGCACATTTCATTTGTAATGCAAGCAGACGAAAATGTCATGGAATTTTAGCTGACTTTGTGCTCAGTTGTTTAATTTCATTATCAATTCAACTTAAGCGGGATACATACGGAATTGAACATACTCCTTTTTAAAGACACGGAAATTGAAGGAACCAGGCTTAAGCTGGCCGACCGCCGGGCTGAGCATGTGCGGAAAATTCTCAAGCTGAGTCCCGGTGATACCCTGCGGCTCGGGATGATAAACGGCCGCCGCGGCACCGGCAGGATCCTCTCTGTGGATGAACAGCAGGTGGAACTTGAGGTGAGTCTTGACCAGGAGCCCCAGCCAGAGCCGGAAGTGAGCCTGATCCTTGCCCTGCCGCGGCCGATCATGGTCCAGCGTATCTTCAAGCAGGCTGCCACCATGGGCGTCCGGGAGCTGCACCTGATCCGTTCCCGCCGGGTGGAAAAATCCTTTTTTCATTCACCGGTGCTGCAACCGGAAAAAATCCAGGCCCTGCTCATCGAAGGGCTTGAGCAGGCCACCGACACCCGGCTGCCCAGTGTCCATGTCCACCATTATTTCAAGCCCTTTATCGAGGAGGTGGCCTCGACCCTTGCCGGCAGGAAACTGCTGGCCGATCCCGGGGCCAGGCAGTCTCTGCCCGAGGTGTTCGGGACCGTCCACCCTGCCGGGTCGGGTGACGATTCCGGCGGCAGGGAAGGGGAGAACCGGCCGGCCCGTGCGCCTTCCTGCCCGGTGGTCCTGGCCATCGGTCCGGAAGGGGGCTGGAACGAGTTCGAGATAGAGATGTTTGCCAGGCTCGGCTTTGCTCCCTTTACCATGGGACCGCGGATCCTGCATGTGGATACCGCGGTGGTGGCTCTGCTGGCCCAGATCAGCCTGCTTCAGGATCTGAACCGCTGAGCGATCCTGGCGGTGACCACGGTGAACTCGGGCAGACGGAGCATGTGCAGGATAAGGCCGTAAACCACTGCCCCGGTACCTACCAGAAGAATGATACCGGCAAGCTGCGCCGGGATCCCACCCGTCAGCCAGCCGGCAAGCAGGTTGCGAAGCCAGTACACTGCCGAGGCCATGACCAGGGTGGCGACGAAAATCTTGCCGGTTCCGGCCCCCAGGTAGACCAGGGAAAATCCTTTGAGTTTTCTGTAGAGGATGGTGCCGAGGAAGAGAAAGTTCAGGGCCATGGTGCAGGAGGTAGACAGGGCGATGGCCCGGTGCTGGAAGGTACTGATGGTCAGGGAGATGATGAGGATGTTGGCCGCCACGGCCAGGAAACTGCCCACCACCGGGTATCTGGTGTTGTTCAGGGCATAGAAGACCGGGACCATGATCTTGACCGCCGAATAGGCGAACAGGCCATATGCGTAGTAGGTCAGGGCCTCGGCGGTGCGAACGGTGTCAAAGGCGGTGAAGGCGCCATGCTCGAAGATAAGACGGATGATGGGCTCGGCCAGGAGGATCAGCCCGGCGGTGGCGGGAATGGTCAGGCTGAAGACCATGACCAGCGAGGAGGTAAACGTCTCTCTGAGCCCCTGCATGTCCTCGAGGGCCGCCTGTTTGGCCAGGACCGGCATGGCGGCGATGGACAGCGCCACTCCGAAGACCCCGATCGGCAGCTGGACCATGCGGAAGGCGTAGTTGAGCCACGAGACCGAGCCCTCGGCGCAGGAGGCGGCAAAGTTGGTGTTGACGAAGATATTGATCTGGGTGGCGGACAGACCGATAGTGGCCGGCAGCATCAGGTAGAGGATGCGCCGCAGGCCAGGGTCGCGCAGGTTGAGGCGCGGTGTGAAGCGGAACCCGGTTTTTTTCAGGCTGGGCAGCTGGATGGCGAGTTGCAGGAAGCCGCCGATCAGGGTGCCCACCGCCATTCCGGCGATGGCCGGCTGGCCCAGGTGGGGAAAGAGCAGGGCCAGGCTGGTGCCGCCAATGATCGAGCCGAGATTGAAAAAACTCGAGGCCATGGCCGGGACGAAAAACCGGCCCTTGGTGTTGAGTATTCCCATGACCACTGCCGCCAGGGCGATGAAGATGAGAAAGGGGAACATGATCCTGGTCAGGAGCACGGTCAGTTCGGTCTTGCCGGCGATGAGTTGGAAATCCGGGGCCAGCAGGTTGACCAGGGGCCCGGCCAGGTAGATGCCTGCCAGGGTCAGGAGGCTGAGCAGCAGGGTGACAAAGACCAGCAGGTTGGAG encodes:
- the murJ gene encoding murein biosynthesis integral membrane protein MurJ; this encodes MKGKPSGSTGKIARSAGAVSGAVMCSRVLGLVREQVFATMFGAGYAYDAFVVAFRIPNLLRDLFGEGALSAAFVTVFSDYDTNRGAEATWRLASNLLVFVTLLLSLLTLAGIYLAGPLVNLLAPDFQLIAGKTELTVLLTRIMFPFLIFIALAAVVMGILNTKGRFFVPAMASSFFNLGSIIGGTSLALLFPHLGQPAIAGMAVGTLIGGFLQLAIQLPSLKKTGFRFTPRLNLRDPGLRRILYLMLPATIGLSATQINIFVNTNFAASCAEGSVSWLNYAFRMVQLPIGVFGVALSIAAMPVLAKQAALEDMQGLRETFTSSLVMVFSLTIPATAGLILLAEPIIRLIFEHGAFTAFDTVRTAEALTYYAYGLFAYSAVKIMVPVFYALNNTRYPVVGSFLAVAANILIISLTISTFQHRAIALSTSCTMALNFLFLGTILYRKLKGFSLVYLGAGTGKIFVATLVMASAVYWLRNLLAGWLTGGIPAQLAGIILLVGTGAVVYGLILHMLRLPEFTVVTARIAQRFRS
- a CDS encoding OmpA family protein, whose translation is MKPRTTALIIAGIIVYIFLAIYHGKQVRKYPKAASGHQAVVQEHNAALAECNSQVEKCKARLNEARQEILTLQEQQKLLASQKVENAEKEKQLAALRDQLNAAREDLATREQELRAAREQLAALDTRLQDCLKQGSGSADIEALKKAIAARDAEIEKLQQQVQVLTEARDQALAAKQHTSKSCQEAAALKERIATLEKELERKTAELEDTQTILASLRQQNTTLQQKLRKAEIITKHLEKVRADLENKAEGLMTANDRIQALSLRVQQAEANLVAAEDTIDQLKKSLAEAQLARETAEKTAKRQEEELATLRETIQKQLGEIGTLRAKLSDALSRVAVLKAARKRAELKAEAMFKYGQERSKLIAPTELEANTLEEQLTQSRQALAEAQAQLATLQQELQAKTSQLQELEQRATRAEEEKKAAMDAMESLRTELAKARQAEQEAMEEGKRLVRQIVAFTESRIVWDNEMNQLKGKLADTIAARDALQSELDTAKATIEQLEADLADKNSRLEEANNQIAELQKEKERLEQVITVKDEELARTTEAKEQCAADLETKTAELDELNTTLANLETDKQNLETQVQELTAQLEEARGAAQELETVKTALAEKETALTEAQTKVDELTGQVTELTEKLTASEAKIASLEEELAAARALGEELEGARARISELEAELATAREAQNTAASKLVSTEEELTRLQQELATLQTEKEQLQAQLDEKTARIEELTQSLENAKAVIAEKTEAAANVPVLTEKVEQLQLLLKEKNDELQQLQATSQAVLAEKEALAAQLQEVQEKLAELETTSQDLKTQLEEAQSKAAQINELKTELKSREEAIAALQDKIASLENAGREMASQLEEARARAAQIDELKAELQTRQEAIVALQEKIATLEAMDEQLSGQLEAARSEAAQVDELKAALAEKESILAELEQKLTALETTRQELAALQEEAAGLKEALETSQSREQALAEQLQALQQEIEALQKEKEQLLLQTTDSDNDGVSDAVDACPDTVAGAAVDSLGCELDSDNDGIVDRLDLCPETAAADESGTLGCPADKPIVLTGVTFATGTADLTDEARAYLDQVAAILRDEPDTVFEVAGYTDSVGDPERNLKVSMARAQAVRKYLIESGVAENRLLAKGYGPENPIADNATAEGRAKNRRVELHPVTLQ
- a CDS encoding 16S rRNA (uracil(1498)-N(3))-methyltransferase, which produces MNILLFKDTEIEGTRLKLADRRAEHVRKILKLSPGDTLRLGMINGRRGTGRILSVDEQQVELEVSLDQEPQPEPEVSLILALPRPIMVQRIFKQAATMGVRELHLIRSRRVEKSFFHSPVLQPEKIQALLIEGLEQATDTRLPSVHVHHYFKPFIEEVASTLAGRKLLADPGARQSLPEVFGTVHPAGSGDDSGGREGENRPARAPSCPVVLAIGPEGGWNEFEIEMFARLGFAPFTMGPRILHVDTAVVALLAQISLLQDLNR